A genomic segment from Methanolobus zinderi encodes:
- the tes gene encoding tetraether lipid synthase Tes, which yields MCEGIYLKHTYSVCPKCGQLIKADLINEDGKIIIEKNCSDHGSFRDIYWSDADMYEKFEKFARKGSGLLNPNVNYNTDCPFQCGLCISHQTTTILANIDVTNRCNMSCPVCFANARSSGRIYEPDQKQIYDMMTMLRSQKPVPCCSVQFSGGEPTVREDLPELVKMARNLGFVQIQVASNGLKFANSVSYGKKLVEAGMQTLYLQFDGTSAEPYMKMRGFNAYPLKLRAIENARKSGMRSITLVPTLSKDVNDHQVGDIIRFAAENRDVVRGVNFQPVSFTGRICQEERERKRITIPDLAKLVEEQTEGEIPADAWYPVPFVVPISRFLSKARHKNLPEMTVHPHCGAATYLFIDNGKIVPITDFVDVEGFMEMLDEAAEELDDNSRNLLTIGKVLSKVPGFIDSEREPKCVNVTKMLLNVLKEGESNVVQQFHRQSLFLGAMHFQDMYNFDIERIQQCGIHYATPDGKVIPFCTYNTLHRESVEEKFSRPYMPEKHEQRKQILNITDFS from the coding sequence ATTTGTGAGGGTATTTATCTGAAGCATACTTATTCGGTATGCCCGAAGTGCGGGCAGTTGATCAAAGCTGATCTAATCAATGAAGATGGAAAAATAATAATTGAAAAGAATTGTTCGGACCATGGTAGTTTCCGTGATATTTACTGGTCTGATGCGGACATGTATGAAAAGTTCGAAAAATTCGCACGTAAGGGCTCAGGACTTCTAAATCCGAACGTGAATTACAATACCGATTGTCCTTTCCAGTGTGGTCTGTGCATCTCCCATCAGACAACGACCATCCTTGCGAACATAGATGTTACGAACCGATGTAACATGTCATGTCCGGTATGTTTTGCAAATGCAAGATCATCCGGCAGAATATACGAGCCAGATCAGAAGCAGATATATGATATGATGACTATGCTCAGGAGCCAGAAGCCTGTACCATGCTGTTCCGTACAGTTCTCCGGAGGGGAACCCACGGTCAGGGAGGATCTACCGGAACTTGTGAAAATGGCCAGAAATCTTGGTTTTGTCCAGATACAGGTAGCTTCCAATGGTCTCAAGTTCGCCAACAGTGTATCCTACGGAAAAAAGCTCGTGGAGGCCGGAATGCAGACACTTTATCTTCAATTTGACGGGACCTCCGCAGAGCCCTATATGAAGATGAGGGGCTTTAATGCCTATCCTCTTAAATTACGGGCAATAGAGAATGCTCGAAAGTCAGGAATGCGTAGCATTACCCTTGTACCCACGCTTTCAAAGGACGTCAATGACCATCAGGTCGGAGATATAATCCGGTTCGCAGCCGAGAATCGGGATGTTGTCAGGGGTGTGAATTTCCAGCCCGTCTCATTTACTGGAAGGATCTGTCAGGAAGAGAGAGAAAGAAAGAGGATAACCATACCTGACCTGGCAAAACTTGTGGAGGAGCAGACCGAGGGAGAGATTCCCGCCGATGCCTGGTATCCTGTACCTTTTGTAGTACCTATCTCAAGGTTCCTTTCAAAGGCACGCCATAAGAACCTGCCTGAGATGACAGTCCATCCGCATTGCGGAGCAGCCACGTATCTCTTCATAGACAACGGGAAGATCGTTCCGATCACGGATTTTGTGGATGTAGAGGGCTTTATGGAAATGCTTGATGAAGCAGCAGAGGAACTTGATGATAATAGCAGGAACCTTCTGACAATAGGTAAGGTACTGAGTAAAGTACCGGGCTTTATAGATTCTGAAAGAGAGCCAAAATGTGTTAACGTCACAAAAATGTTACTGAATGTTCTGAAGGAAGGAGAATCAAATGTCGTACAGCAGTTCCACCGGCAAAGTCTTTTCCTTGGTGCCATGCATTTTCAGGACATGTATAACTTCGATATTGAACGCATCCAGCAATGCGGTATACACTATGCAACACCTGATGGTAAGGTCATACCTTTCTGTACTTACAATACCCTGCATCGTGAGAGCGTTGAGGAGAAATTCTCAAGGCCCTATATGCCGGAAAAACATGAACAGAGAAAGCAGATCCTGAACATTACGGATTTTAGTTAA
- a CDS encoding site-2 protease family protein: protein MNNSLQIARILGIPIKIHISFLLVLPFFAWIFAIQPEPFGFAGVESTILKYSLSLLTAILLFVSVLIHELAHSYFSLRYGGSISEITLYLIGGVSSMKEELHEPSKEAKMAFVGPLSSIIIGIVLLAFTSLFNPPASFSDGGGLFLMIFILGYINIILGLFNLIPAFPMDGGRILRAFLAQRMDFVEATEKAATIGKIFAFLMGLAGLFMSFWLILIAFFIYMGASGEEQQVKNRYRRF from the coding sequence ATGAATAATTCACTTCAGATTGCAAGGATACTTGGTATACCCATTAAGATACACATTTCTTTTTTACTGGTATTACCCTTCTTTGCATGGATCTTTGCCATACAGCCGGAACCTTTTGGTTTTGCGGGAGTCGAGTCAACAATCCTGAAATATTCACTGTCACTTTTAACAGCAATCCTGCTCTTTGTTTCAGTATTGATACATGAGCTAGCCCACTCTTATTTCTCTCTGAGATATGGAGGTAGTATCAGCGAGATAACTCTCTACCTGATAGGCGGGGTTTCATCAATGAAAGAAGAGTTGCATGAGCCCTCAAAAGAGGCAAAGATGGCATTTGTGGGACCGCTTTCAAGCATTATCATCGGAATTGTGCTGTTAGCTTTTACTTCCCTTTTCAACCCGCCTGCATCCTTTTCGGATGGAGGGGGACTGTTCCTGATGATCTTTATACTGGGTTACATAAATATAATACTGGGACTGTTCAATCTCATCCCTGCCTTCCCCATGGACGGTGGCCGTATACTGCGTGCATTTCTGGCACAACGTATGGATTTTGTGGAGGCGACGGAAAAAGCTGCAACCATCGGTAAGATATTTGCATTCCTGATGGGCCTTGCAGGCCTTTTCATGAGCTTCTGGCTGATATTGATAGCGTTCTTTATCTATATGGGTGCCAGTGGAGAGGAACAGCAGGTAAAGAACCGATATAGAAGATTCTGA